The genomic region CAACTTGTACACCTCAACTCCCTCTGGGGAATACCCCTGAATGGACATGCTAGAGGTCATTAACACCTTAAATTATGGTCTTCTCGCGGAGTTGGAAGTTGGTCATCATCTTTACTGGCAGTTAGGCAATCTTAAAGTACACGGACAGGTGTTTTTAACGTCCTGGTTCGTGATTGCCTTGCTAGTGATCGTGTCCGTCTTGGCGACTCGGAACGTCCAAAGAGTTCCGAGTGGAATGCAAAACTTGATGGAATACGCGCTGGAATTTATCCGGGATCTGGCCAAAAACCAAATCGGCGAGAAAGAGTATCGACCGTGGGTGCCATTTATCGGCACTTTATTTCTGTTCATCTTTGTTTCTAATTGGTCGGGAGCCTTAGTTCCTTGGAAGCTCATCGAGCTGCCTGCGGGAGAATTGGCCGCGCCGACCAGCGACATCAATACGACAGTGGCG from Oxynema aestuarii AP17 harbors:
- the atpB gene encoding F0F1 ATP synthase subunit A, with the protein product MDMLEVINTLNYGLLAELEVGHHLYWQLGNLKVHGQVFLTSWFVIALLVIVSVLATRNVQRVPSGMQNLMEYALEFIRDLAKNQIGEKEYRPWVPFIGTLFLFIFVSNWSGALVPWKLIELPAGELAAPTSDINTTVALALLSSLAYFYAGLSKRGLGYFAKYVEPTPILLPINILEDFTKPLSLSFRLFGNILADELVVAVFVLLVPLFIPLPVMILGLFTSAIQALIFATLAAAYIGEAMEGHGGEHHE